From the Pseudoxanthobacter soli DSM 19599 genome, one window contains:
- the rplA gene encoding 50S ribosomal protein L1, whose protein sequence is MAKLAKRISATRQGIDREKLYGLDEALKLVKDRATAKFDETVEVAINLGVDPRHADQMVRGVCVLPNGTGRTVRVAVFARGDKADEARAAGADIVGAEDLLETIQGGAIDFDRCIATPDMMPLVGRLGKVLGPRGLMPNPKVGTVTNDLKTAVRDAKGGAVEFRVEKAGIIHAGIGKASFEVDALAQNIRALADAVVRAKPAGAKGTYVQRVALSSTMGPGVKVDPATLASA, encoded by the coding sequence ATGGCAAAGCTCGCCAAGCGCATCAGCGCCACTCGCCAGGGCATCGACCGCGAGAAGCTCTATGGCCTCGACGAGGCTCTGAAGCTCGTGAAGGACCGGGCGACCGCGAAGTTCGACGAGACCGTCGAAGTCGCGATCAATCTCGGCGTCGACCCGCGTCACGCCGACCAGATGGTCCGCGGCGTTTGCGTGCTGCCGAACGGCACGGGCCGCACGGTCCGCGTCGCGGTGTTCGCCCGCGGCGACAAGGCTGACGAAGCCCGCGCCGCCGGTGCCGACATCGTCGGCGCCGAGGACCTGCTGGAGACCATCCAGGGCGGCGCGATCGATTTCGATCGCTGCATCGCGACCCCGGACATGATGCCGCTCGTCGGCCGCCTCGGTAAGGTGCTCGGCCCGCGCGGCCTGATGCCGAACCCGAAGGTCGGCACCGTGACGAACGACCTCAAGACCGCCGTGCGCGACGCCAAGGGCGGCGCCGTGGAGTTCCGCGTCGAGAAGGCCGGCATCATCCACGCCGGTATCGGCAAGGCCTCGTTCGAGGTCGACGCGCTCGCCCAGAACATCCGCGCGCTCGCGGATGCGGTGGTGCGTGCCAAGCCGGCCGGCGCCAAGGGCACCTACGTGCAGCGCGTCGCGCTGTCCTCGACCATGGGTCCCGGCGTGAAGGTCGACCCGGCGACGCTCGCCAGCGCCTGA
- the rplJ gene encoding 50S ribosomal protein L10, translating into MDRAEKRELVTSLHGVFENTGVVVVAHYQGLTVAQMSALRGRMKAAGASLKVAKNRLVKLALQGTEAEGISGLFTGPTVIAYSADPVAAPKIAVEFAKGNDKFVVLGGALGRQTLNAEGVKALATMPSLDELRARLVGMINTPATRIAGVLQAPAGQLARVFNAYATKDEAA; encoded by the coding sequence GTGGATAGAGCGGAAAAGCGAGAGCTTGTCACGTCGCTCCACGGGGTGTTCGAGAACACCGGCGTGGTCGTCGTGGCCCACTATCAGGGTCTCACCGTCGCCCAGATGTCGGCCCTGCGCGGGCGCATGAAGGCTGCGGGAGCATCCCTGAAGGTCGCGAAGAACCGCCTCGTCAAGCTTGCCCTTCAAGGCACCGAAGCTGAGGGCATCTCCGGCTTGTTCACCGGTCCGACGGTCATCGCCTATTCGGCGGACCCGGTGGCCGCGCCGAAGATCGCGGTCGAGTTCGCCAAGGGGAACGACAAGTTCGTCGTCCTCGGCGGCGCGCTCGGACGTCAGACCCTCAATGCGGAAGGCGTCAAGGCGCTTGCGACCATGCCGTCGCTGGACGAGCTCCGCGCTCGCCTGGTCGGCATGATCAACACGCCCGCCACCCGCATCGCCGGGGTTCTGCAGGCCCCGGCCGGCCAGCTCGCGCGTGTTTTCAACGCGTATGCCACGAAGGACGAAGCGGCCTGA
- the rplL gene encoding 50S ribosomal protein L7/L12 yields MADLAKLVEELSTLTVLEAAELSKLLEEKWGVSAAAPVAVAAIPGGGGDAAPVVEEKTEFDVILVDAGDKKINVIKEVRAITNLGLKEAKDLVEGAPKAVKEAVSKAEADELKKKLEDAGAKVEVK; encoded by the coding sequence ATGGCTGATCTCGCGAAGCTCGTCGAAGAGCTGTCGACCCTGACCGTGCTGGAAGCCGCCGAGCTCTCCAAGCTGCTCGAAGAGAAGTGGGGCGTCTCCGCGGCTGCCCCGGTCGCCGTTGCGGCGATCCCGGGCGGCGGCGGCGATGCCGCCCCGGTCGTCGAGGAGAAGACCGAGTTCGACGTGATCCTCGTCGACGCCGGCGACAAGAAGATCAACGTGATCAAGGAAGTCCGCGCCATCACCAACCTCGGCCTGAAGGAAGCCAAGGACCTGGTCGAAGGCGCCCCGAAGGCGGTGAAGGAAGCCGTCTCCAAGGCCGAGGCCGACGAGCTGAAGAAGAAGCTCGAAGACGCCGGCGCCAAGGTCGAAGTGAAGTAA
- the rpoB gene encoding DNA-directed RNA polymerase subunit beta: MAQALNAQALQAHSFTGRKRIRKFFGKIREVAEMPNLIEVQKASYDQFLLVDEPTGGRPDEGLQSVFKSVFPISDFAGTSLLEFVRYEFEPPKYDVDECRQRGMTFAAPLKVTLRLIVFDVDEDTGAKSVKDIKEQDVYMGDMPLMTDNGTFIVNGTERVIVSQMHRSPGVFFDHDRGKTHSSGKLLFAGRIIPYRGSWLDIEFDAKDIVHARIDRRRKIPVSSLLMALGLDAEEILNTFYKRVVYTRDGDGWRMPYDAQRMRGMKAPIDLVDADTGELVIEMGRKLTARAARQLAEKGLKALKITDEQLYGQYLAEDLVNPSTGEIYAEAGDEISEKMLAGLIGEGFDEIPVLDIDHINVGAYIRNTLAVDKNESREEALFDIYRVMRPGEPPTLDTAEAMFHSLFFDSERYDLSAVGRVKMNMRLDLDCPDNIRVLRREDVIAVIRTLVDLRDGRGEIDDIDNLGNRRVRSVGELMENQYRVGLLRMERAIKERMSSVEIDTVMPQDLINAKPAAAAVREFFGSSQLSQFMDQNNPLSEVTHKRRLSALGPGGLTRERAGFEVRDVHPTHYGRICPIETPEGPNIGLINSLATFARVNKYGFIEAPYRKVIDGAVTSEVIYLSAMEESKYYVAQANVELDAAGRLTEDLVICRHAGDVMMVSPDRVDYMDVSPKQLVSVAAALIPFLENDDANRALMGSNMQRQAVPLVRAEAPFVGTGMEAVVARDSGAAIAARRGGVIDQVDATRIVIRATEDLETARSGVDIYRLQKFQRSNQNTCINQRPLVRVGDVVRKGDIIADGPSTDLGDLALGRNVLVAFMPWNGYNFEDSILLSERIVSDDVFTSIHIEEFEVMARDTKLGPEEITRDIPNVSEEALKNLDEAGITYIGAEVQAGDILVGKITPKGESPMTPEEKLLRAIFGEKASDVRDTSLRVPPGVQGTVVEVRVFNRHGVEKDERAMAIEREEIERLAKDRDDEQAILDRNVYGRLAEMLDGKVAVAGPKGFKKDTEINRGALIEVSRSQWWQFAVADDQLMTQIEGLRASYDESRKRLEQRFIDKVEKLQRGDELPPGVMKMVKVFIAVKRKIQPGDKMAGRHGNKGVVSKIVPCEDMPFLEDGTHVDIVLNPLGVPSRMNVGQILETHLGWACAGMGRQIGELVDAYRKSGDVAPLKTTLVEVFDDGREPIAEYDTDSLVSLGEHLRKGVPIATPVFDGAHEPDIVEMLERAGLHRSGQSRLFDGRTGEQFDRPVTVGYIYMLKLHHLVDEKIHARSIGPYSLVTQQPLGGKAQFGGQRFGEMEVWALEAYGAAYTLQEMLTVKSDDVAGRTKVYEAIVRGDDTFEAGIPESFNVLVKEMRSLGLNVELVDGKRQAGNSEEDQADAAE; this comes from the coding sequence ATGGCGCAGGCTCTTAACGCACAGGCTCTTCAGGCCCATTCGTTCACCGGTCGCAAGCGGATCCGCAAGTTCTTCGGAAAAATCCGCGAAGTCGCCGAGATGCCGAACCTGATCGAGGTTCAGAAGGCGTCTTACGACCAGTTCCTGCTGGTCGACGAACCCACGGGCGGCCGCCCGGACGAAGGCCTCCAGTCGGTCTTCAAGTCGGTGTTCCCGATTTCCGATTTCGCCGGCACCTCGCTGCTCGAGTTCGTACGCTACGAGTTCGAGCCGCCGAAATACGACGTCGACGAGTGCCGGCAGCGTGGCATGACCTTTGCCGCGCCGCTGAAGGTGACGCTGCGCCTGATCGTGTTCGACGTGGACGAGGATACCGGCGCCAAGTCCGTCAAGGACATCAAGGAGCAGGACGTCTACATGGGCGACATGCCGCTCATGACGGACAACGGCACCTTCATCGTCAACGGCACCGAGCGCGTCATCGTCTCGCAGATGCACCGTTCGCCGGGCGTGTTCTTCGATCACGACCGCGGCAAGACCCATTCCTCGGGCAAGCTGCTGTTCGCCGGCCGCATCATTCCCTATCGCGGCTCCTGGCTCGACATCGAGTTCGACGCCAAGGACATCGTGCACGCCCGCATCGACCGCCGCCGCAAGATCCCGGTGTCGTCGCTGCTGATGGCGCTCGGCCTCGACGCCGAGGAGATCCTCAACACGTTCTACAAGCGCGTCGTCTACACCCGTGACGGCGACGGCTGGCGCATGCCTTACGATGCCCAGCGCATGCGCGGCATGAAGGCGCCGATCGATCTCGTCGACGCCGACACCGGCGAACTCGTGATCGAGATGGGCCGCAAGCTCACCGCGCGCGCCGCCCGCCAGCTCGCCGAGAAGGGCCTGAAGGCCCTGAAGATCACCGACGAGCAGCTCTACGGGCAGTATCTCGCCGAGGACCTGGTCAACCCGTCCACGGGCGAGATCTATGCCGAGGCCGGCGACGAAATTTCCGAGAAGATGCTGGCCGGTCTGATCGGCGAGGGCTTCGACGAGATCCCGGTGCTCGACATCGACCACATCAATGTCGGCGCCTACATCCGCAACACGCTGGCCGTCGACAAGAACGAGAGCCGCGAGGAAGCGCTGTTCGACATCTACCGGGTGATGCGCCCGGGCGAGCCGCCGACCCTCGACACCGCCGAGGCGATGTTCCACTCGCTGTTCTTCGATTCCGAGCGCTACGACCTCTCCGCGGTCGGCCGCGTGAAGATGAACATGCGCCTCGATCTGGACTGCCCGGACAACATCCGCGTGCTGCGCCGCGAGGACGTGATCGCCGTCATCCGCACGCTCGTCGACCTGCGCGACGGTCGTGGCGAGATCGACGACATCGACAATCTCGGCAACCGCCGTGTGCGTTCGGTCGGCGAGCTGATGGAGAATCAGTATCGCGTCGGCCTCCTGCGCATGGAGCGCGCGATCAAGGAGCGCATGTCGTCGGTCGAGATCGACACGGTGATGCCGCAGGACCTGATCAACGCCAAGCCGGCGGCTGCCGCCGTGCGCGAGTTCTTCGGGTCCTCGCAGCTGTCGCAGTTCATGGACCAGAACAACCCGCTGTCGGAAGTCACCCACAAGCGCCGCCTCTCGGCGCTTGGCCCGGGCGGCTTGACGCGCGAGCGCGCCGGCTTCGAGGTGCGCGACGTGCATCCGACGCACTATGGCCGCATCTGCCCGATCGAGACGCCGGAAGGCCCGAACATCGGCCTGATCAATTCGCTCGCCACCTTCGCGCGGGTGAACAAGTACGGCTTCATCGAGGCGCCCTATCGCAAGGTGATCGACGGCGCGGTGACGAGCGAGGTCATCTATCTGTCGGCCATGGAGGAATCGAAGTACTACGTCGCCCAGGCGAACGTGGAACTCGACGCCGCCGGCCGCCTGACGGAAGACCTGGTGATCTGCCGCCATGCCGGCGACGTCATGATGGTGTCGCCCGATCGCGTCGACTACATGGACGTGTCGCCGAAGCAGCTCGTGTCGGTCGCCGCGGCGCTGATCCCGTTCCTTGAGAACGACGACGCCAACCGCGCGCTGATGGGCTCGAACATGCAGCGTCAGGCCGTGCCGCTGGTGCGCGCCGAGGCGCCGTTCGTCGGCACCGGCATGGAAGCGGTCGTGGCGCGGGATTCCGGCGCGGCCATCGCGGCCCGCCGCGGCGGCGTGATCGATCAGGTGGACGCCACCCGTATCGTTATCCGCGCGACCGAGGATCTGGAGACGGCCCGTTCGGGCGTCGACATCTACCGGCTGCAGAAGTTCCAGCGCTCGAACCAGAACACCTGCATCAACCAGCGTCCGCTGGTGCGGGTGGGCGACGTCGTGCGCAAGGGCGACATCATCGCCGACGGTCCGTCCACCGATCTCGGCGATCTGGCGCTCGGCCGCAACGTGCTCGTCGCGTTCATGCCGTGGAACGGCTACAACTTCGAGGACTCGATCCTTCTCTCCGAGCGGATCGTGTCGGACGACGTGTTCACGTCGATCCACATCGAAGAATTCGAGGTGATGGCCCGCGACACCAAGCTCGGGCCTGAGGAAATCACGCGCGACATTCCGAACGTGTCGGAAGAGGCGCTGAAGAACCTCGACGAAGCCGGCATCACCTATATCGGCGCCGAAGTGCAGGCGGGCGACATCCTCGTCGGCAAGATCACGCCGAAGGGCGAGAGCCCGATGACGCCGGAAGAGAAGCTTCTGCGCGCCATCTTCGGCGAGAAGGCCTCCGACGTCCGCGACACCTCGCTGCGCGTGCCCCCGGGCGTGCAGGGCACGGTCGTCGAGGTGCGCGTGTTCAACCGCCACGGCGTCGAGAAGGACGAGCGCGCCATGGCGATCGAGCGCGAGGAGATCGAACGCCTCGCCAAGGACCGCGACGACGAGCAGGCGATCCTGGACCGCAACGTCTATGGCCGTCTGGCCGAGATGCTGGACGGCAAGGTCGCGGTGGCCGGCCCGAAGGGCTTCAAGAAGGACACCGAGATCAACCGCGGTGCGCTGATCGAGGTCTCCCGGTCGCAGTGGTGGCAGTTCGCCGTCGCCGACGACCAGCTGATGACCCAGATCGAGGGCCTGCGCGCGTCCTACGACGAGAGCCGCAAGCGCCTTGAGCAGCGCTTCATCGACAAGGTGGAGAAGCTGCAGCGCGGCGACGAGCTGCCTCCCGGCGTGATGAAGATGGTCAAGGTCTTCATCGCCGTGAAGCGCAAGATCCAGCCGGGCGACAAGATGGCCGGCCGTCACGGCAACAAGGGCGTCGTGTCGAAGATCGTGCCGTGCGAGGACATGCCGTTCCTCGAGGACGGCACCCACGTCGACATCGTGCTGAACCCGCTCGGCGTGCCGAGCCGCATGAATGTCGGCCAGATCCTCGAGACGCATCTGGGCTGGGCCTGCGCCGGCATGGGCAGGCAGATCGGCGAACTCGTCGACGCCTACCGCAAGTCGGGCGACGTGGCGCCGCTGAAGACGACGCTGGTCGAGGTGTTCGACGACGGCCGCGAGCCGATCGCCGAGTACGACACCGACTCGCTGGTCTCGCTCGGCGAGCACCTGCGCAAGGGCGTGCCGATCGCGACGCCGGTGTTCGACGGCGCCCACGAGCCGGACATCGTCGAGATGCTGGAGCGTGCGGGCCTGCACCGCTCCGGTCAGTCGCGGCTGTTCGACGGACGCACCGGCGAGCAGTTCGACCGCCCGGTGACGGTTGGCTACATCTACATGCTGAAGCTGCACCA